In Rhodothermus sp., one DNA window encodes the following:
- a CDS encoding SDR family oxidoreductase has protein sequence MSARTYPFTADLSGKVALITGASRGIGRAIAEAYAAAGARVVLAARKPEGLEATAQAIRHQGGEALAIPTHVGHPDEVEALVTRTVEAFGGIDILVNNAATNPHFGPILTAEPSHWDKTFEVNVKGYFYTARACYPHMKQRGGGKIINIASIAGKRPQPGMGVYCVTKAAVLMLTEVLAAELAQDNIQVNAIVPGFIRTRFSRVLWETPALHDAIVQQIPQRRMAEPEELVGLALFLASAASDYMTGAALPIDGGLLIGYPPMTMP, from the coding sequence ATGAGTGCCCGTACCTATCCGTTTACAGCCGACCTGAGTGGAAAAGTCGCCCTGATCACCGGGGCAAGCCGCGGCATCGGCCGGGCCATCGCCGAAGCTTACGCAGCCGCCGGTGCCCGCGTGGTACTGGCTGCCCGCAAGCCGGAAGGGCTCGAAGCAACGGCCCAGGCCATCCGCCATCAGGGCGGCGAAGCCCTGGCCATCCCCACACACGTCGGCCATCCGGACGAAGTGGAAGCACTGGTGACACGCACTGTCGAAGCGTTCGGTGGCATCGACATCCTGGTCAACAACGCGGCAACCAATCCCCACTTCGGGCCGATCCTGACGGCTGAGCCATCGCACTGGGACAAGACCTTCGAAGTAAACGTCAAAGGATACTTCTACACCGCCCGCGCCTGCTACCCCCACATGAAGCAACGGGGCGGCGGCAAGATCATTAACATTGCCTCAATTGCCGGGAAACGTCCCCAGCCAGGCATGGGCGTCTATTGCGTTACGAAAGCGGCTGTGCTCATGCTGACCGAAGTGCTGGCAGCTGAACTGGCACAGGACAACATTCAGGTCAATGCGATTGTGCCGGGCTTCATACGAACCCGCTTCAGCCGAGTACTCTGGGAAACGCCTGCGCTGCACGATGCAATCGTGCAGCAGATCCCCCAGCGGCGCATGGCCGAGCCCGAAGAACTCGTCGGTCTGGCCCTGTTTCTGGCTTCAGCGGCGTCTGACTATATGACGGGAGCGGCACTCCCCATCGATGGGGGTCTCCTGATCGGCTATCCCCCGATGACAATGCCATGA
- a CDS encoding acyl-CoA dehydrogenase family protein, whose product MSTHASLGPLLDEVQSFLESRVYPLEQRLLREGLHALTDELQALRAEVKARGWWCPPLPRRLGGMGLSLTEFAHLSERLGRTPLGHYLFNCQAPDIGNMELLLAHGTPAQQERFLMPLVRGEIRSCFAMTEPKHAGSNPVWLSTMARREADHYVLEGHKWFVTGADGAAFAIVMAVTNPDAERPHERASLLIVPTNTPGFLHVRRLPVMGELGAGWMSHSEVRFERCRVPVHYRLGPEGAGFALAQERLGPGRIHHAMRWIGICERALSLMCRHALRRELAPGHVLADQQVVRHAIADSRAEIEAARQLILATAEKLEQAGAQAARADISLLKFYVAGVLQRVLDRALQLHGALGMTDDTPLAFWYRHERAARIYDGPDEVHRDLVARLELRRYLDHENPTRHVRTGTTPAG is encoded by the coding sequence ATGAGCACCCACGCTTCACTCGGTCCCTTACTCGACGAAGTGCAGTCCTTCCTTGAAAGCCGTGTCTATCCGCTGGAGCAACGGCTGCTACGCGAAGGACTGCATGCGCTGACCGACGAGCTGCAGGCACTTCGTGCCGAAGTAAAGGCGCGGGGCTGGTGGTGTCCGCCGCTACCCCGACGTCTGGGAGGCATGGGCCTGTCGCTCACCGAGTTTGCACATCTGAGTGAGCGTCTGGGCCGCACGCCGCTGGGGCACTACCTGTTCAACTGCCAGGCGCCGGACATCGGCAATATGGAGCTCCTGCTGGCGCATGGGACGCCAGCGCAGCAGGAGCGTTTTCTGATGCCTCTGGTACGCGGAGAAATCCGCAGTTGCTTTGCCATGACCGAACCGAAGCATGCCGGCTCCAACCCGGTGTGGCTCAGCACCATGGCGCGCCGTGAAGCTGATCACTATGTGCTTGAGGGCCATAAGTGGTTCGTTACCGGGGCCGACGGGGCGGCCTTCGCCATCGTCATGGCCGTAACGAACCCGGACGCTGAGCGGCCGCACGAACGGGCCAGCCTGCTTATCGTCCCGACGAACACGCCGGGCTTTTTACACGTACGTCGATTACCGGTCATGGGCGAGCTCGGGGCAGGTTGGATGAGCCATTCGGAGGTGCGTTTCGAGCGCTGCCGCGTTCCGGTGCACTATCGGCTGGGTCCTGAAGGGGCCGGCTTCGCGCTGGCTCAGGAACGGCTGGGACCGGGCCGCATCCATCATGCCATGCGCTGGATCGGGATCTGCGAGCGGGCGTTGTCGCTGATGTGCCGCCACGCCCTTCGCCGTGAGCTGGCACCCGGCCACGTGCTGGCCGACCAGCAGGTGGTCCGCCACGCCATCGCCGACAGCCGCGCTGAGATCGAAGCTGCTCGCCAGCTGATCCTTGCTACGGCAGAAAAGCTCGAACAGGCCGGCGCCCAGGCAGCCCGTGCGGATATTTCCCTGCTCAAGTTTTACGTGGCAGGCGTGCTGCAACGCGTGCTCGACCGCGCCCTGCAGCTACACGGAGCCCTGGGCATGACCGACGATACCCCCCTGGCTTTCTGGTATCGGCATGAACGCGCCGCCCGCATCTACGACGGACCGGACGAAGTGCATCGCGACCTGGTGGCCCGCCTGGAATTGCGTCGCTACCTCGACCACGAAAACCCCACCCGCCATGTTCGTACAGGAACCACCCCAGCTGGGTAA
- a CDS encoding acyl-CoA dehydrogenase family protein, which produces MFVQEPPQLGNTYESDRLLRSYLARTLPPEMLQEIEPELQELGALAGGPLYRLQLEDRENEPVHIPWNPWGERIDAIRLTRVWQEAEPLAVRFGLVATAYEQRHGPLSRVHQFAKVYLFAPSTDIYACPLAMTDGAARTLLDSGNRRLIERALPHLTSRDPATFWTSGQWMTELTGGSDVGRSQTIARRDADGTWHLYGRKWFVSAITAQMALILARPEGNPPGGHGLALFYAELRDEQGHPRGFQILRLKDKLGTRKLPTAEVWLEGLPAEPVAGLTHGTRAIAPMLNVTRTWNAITAAALMQRGLMLARDYARRRIAFGKTLAEHPLHLDTLAGLQAETAAAFHLAFLVAELMGRTETRTASDSEQALLRLLTPVAKLTTARQAVAVLSEVLEAFGGAGYVEDTGLPVLLRDAQVLPIWEGTTNVLALDVLRALEDIGSLKPLEQAFDAWLQDLPDPLLPPAREARNALQAATTWLASVTADSIRLQADARRFALTLGRATALALLLRQATWSLQRKDGHPAAAALRFARHGINLLATAAPPAESRALALDEPFVPQTAFTQQV; this is translated from the coding sequence ATGTTCGTACAGGAACCACCCCAGCTGGGTAACACCTACGAATCCGATCGATTGCTCCGCAGCTATCTGGCACGCACGCTCCCCCCGGAGATGCTGCAGGAAATCGAGCCTGAACTCCAGGAGCTGGGCGCGTTGGCCGGTGGCCCTCTCTACCGCCTCCAGCTTGAAGACCGGGAAAACGAGCCTGTTCACATTCCCTGGAATCCGTGGGGCGAACGCATCGACGCGATCCGCCTGACGCGCGTCTGGCAGGAAGCCGAGCCGCTGGCCGTACGCTTCGGCCTGGTTGCCACGGCCTATGAACAACGTCATGGCCCGCTTTCCCGTGTGCACCAGTTCGCCAAAGTGTATCTGTTTGCCCCATCGACCGACATCTATGCCTGTCCACTGGCGATGACGGACGGCGCGGCCCGTACGCTGCTCGACAGCGGAAACCGGCGCCTGATCGAACGAGCCCTACCCCATCTGACCAGTCGAGACCCTGCCACGTTCTGGACCAGCGGCCAGTGGATGACCGAGCTGACCGGCGGCTCAGACGTCGGACGCAGCCAGACCATCGCCCGCCGCGATGCAGACGGCACCTGGCACCTCTACGGTCGCAAGTGGTTCGTCTCAGCTATCACCGCCCAGATGGCGCTCATCCTGGCACGCCCCGAAGGCAACCCGCCCGGCGGCCACGGCCTGGCCCTGTTTTATGCTGAGCTTCGCGACGAACAGGGGCACCCTCGGGGCTTTCAGATTCTGCGCCTGAAGGATAAGCTGGGCACGCGCAAGCTCCCTACCGCCGAAGTGTGGCTGGAGGGCCTGCCAGCCGAACCGGTAGCAGGCCTCACGCACGGCACGCGGGCCATCGCCCCGATGCTGAACGTCACGCGTACCTGGAATGCCATCACAGCAGCGGCGCTCATGCAGCGTGGCCTCATGCTGGCCCGTGACTATGCCCGACGACGGATTGCCTTCGGCAAAACGCTGGCCGAACATCCCCTGCACCTCGATACCCTGGCCGGACTCCAGGCTGAAACGGCCGCGGCCTTTCACCTGGCTTTTTTAGTGGCCGAACTGATGGGGCGCACCGAAACACGTACTGCATCGGATAGCGAACAGGCGCTATTGCGCCTGCTGACTCCGGTAGCCAAGCTCACCACGGCCCGCCAGGCGGTTGCTGTTCTCAGTGAAGTGCTCGAAGCTTTCGGCGGCGCCGGCTACGTCGAAGACACCGGCCTGCCGGTATTGCTGCGCGACGCGCAGGTGCTTCCCATCTGGGAGGGCACCACAAACGTGCTTGCCCTTGATGTGCTACGGGCTCTTGAAGACATCGGCAGCCTGAAGCCCCTGGAGCAGGCCTTCGACGCCTGGCTGCAGGACCTGCCCGACCCGCTCCTACCTCCAGCCCGCGAAGCCCGTAATGCCCTGCAAGCAGCCACAACCTGGTTGGCCAGCGTAACTGCCGATTCGATACGTCTTCAGGCCGACGCCCGACGCTTTGCCCTCACATTAGGCCGCGCGACCGCTCTGGCCCTGCTGCTTCGACAGGCGACCTGGAGCCTCCAACGGAAGGACGGACATCCAGCCGCCGCTGCGCTGCGCTTTGCGCGACACGGCATCAACCTGCTGGCCACCGCCGCTCCACCAGCAGAAAGCCGGGCACTGGCACTGGACGAACCGTTTGTCCCACAAACTGCTTTTACACAACAGGTGTAG
- a CDS encoding phosphotransferase family protein produces MNAAHELSAVRPEARFDENRLAAFLRGKLPGTEHPLRVWQFTGGAANLTYLLDYGTHQYVLRRSPPGPLPRGGHDMRREYTVLSRLWQAYPLAPRAFLFCDNPEIVGTPFFVMERRQGVVVRTELPEVFQGNSDAPRRMALALVDALADLHAVDFQAIGLGKLGRPEGFIDRQIEGWWKRWEAARTLELPDLAAVYTWLRKHRPMHSETSLVHNDYKLDNVMFDPADPGRIVAVFDWDMCTLGDPLSDLGALLAYWVRPDDPPVFRALTTMPLDARFPTRDELVARYTTRRGRPLNDVRFYHVLGLYRVTVIVAQLYARFVRGLSRDPRYKALGRALPALARAARTVAES; encoded by the coding sequence ATGAATGCCGCTCACGAACTGAGCGCGGTCCGCCCTGAAGCCCGCTTCGATGAAAATCGGCTGGCCGCTTTTCTACGCGGCAAGTTACCTGGCACTGAACACCCGCTACGCGTGTGGCAGTTCACCGGCGGTGCCGCTAACCTGACCTATCTCCTTGATTACGGAACCCATCAGTATGTACTTCGACGCTCACCGCCCGGCCCCTTGCCGCGGGGTGGCCACGACATGCGACGGGAGTACACCGTGCTTTCGCGTCTCTGGCAGGCCTATCCACTGGCACCCCGCGCCTTCCTTTTCTGCGACAACCCAGAGATTGTAGGCACCCCGTTTTTTGTTATGGAACGGCGGCAGGGGGTGGTTGTGCGCACCGAGCTGCCCGAAGTGTTTCAGGGAAACTCCGATGCACCACGCCGGATGGCGCTGGCGCTCGTCGACGCCCTGGCCGACCTGCACGCCGTGGACTTTCAGGCCATTGGCTTAGGCAAGCTCGGCCGACCCGAAGGCTTTATCGATCGCCAGATCGAAGGCTGGTGGAAGCGATGGGAAGCTGCCCGCACCCTGGAGCTGCCCGATCTGGCGGCTGTCTATACCTGGCTACGAAAGCACCGTCCGATGCACTCCGAAACGTCTCTGGTACATAACGACTACAAACTCGACAATGTCATGTTTGACCCGGCTGACCCAGGACGCATCGTTGCCGTCTTCGACTGGGACATGTGCACCCTGGGCGACCCTCTCAGCGACCTGGGCGCGCTGTTAGCCTACTGGGTTCGGCCCGATGATCCACCCGTCTTTCGTGCCCTGACCACGATGCCGCTGGACGCGCGCTTCCCGACGCGGGATGAGCTGGTGGCACGCTATACGACTCGACGTGGTCGACCTCTGAACGATGTGCGCTTCTATCACGTTCTCGGACTCTACCGTGTTACCGTCATTGTGGCCCAGCTCTATGCCCGCTTTGTGCGCGGCCTGAGCCGCGATCCGCGCTACAAAGCACTCGGTCGGGCCCTGCCTGCGCTGGCCCGCGCGGCCCGTACCGTGGCCGAAAGCTAA
- a CDS encoding prolyl oligopeptidase family serine peptidase has translation MTLLLLSASTLWAQEFVYPETPRVLVVDDYHGVRVPDPYRWLEELDSEQTRRWIEAQNALTFAYLDSIPQRTWIRQRLTELWNYPRYGLPRKEGGRYFFFKNDGLQNQSVLYVQDGQEGAPRVLIDPNTFSEDGTVALTTLAISRDGRYVVYGLSEAGSDWRIFRIRDVATGEDFPETLRWIKFSGAAWLPDNSGFFYSRYPEPTDDTLAAANRNQKLYFHRLGTDQSQDVLIYERPDDPELGFGAEVTHDGRYLILNVWKGTDTRNRVYYKELTQPEGPVVRLLDDFDARYEFVGNTGTTFYFLTNLEAPNGRLIAIDITRPARANWRTIIPEGEAVLQSVTLAGGRFVVRALEDVKTRLIVHALDGTPLDTIALPTIGSVSGVSGRPDDSELFFSFTSFVYPTTIFRHDLETGITEVFHAPEIDFEVAQYEVRQVFYRSKDGTQVPMFLVHRKGLVRDGTHPVYLYGYGGFNISLTPSFNPSNLVWLEMGGIYAVANLRGGGEYGEAWHRAGMLENKQNVFDDFIAAAEYLVREGYTSPKRLAIGGASNGGLLTGAVLTQRPELFGAVIVQVGVLDMLRYPRFTIGWAWVPEYGSPDNPEHFRFLYAYSPLHNVRLHRCYPPTLIMTADHDDRVVPAHSYKFTATLQRAQGCAHPILLRVETRAGHGGGIPTQKRIEMEADKWAFLVRALAVPREAGVEVGSR, from the coding sequence TTGACGCTGCTGTTACTATCGGCGTCGACGCTATGGGCCCAGGAGTTTGTCTATCCGGAAACGCCACGGGTACTGGTGGTGGACGATTATCACGGCGTGCGGGTGCCCGATCCGTACCGATGGCTGGAAGAGCTGGATAGCGAGCAGACCCGCCGCTGGATTGAAGCGCAGAATGCCCTGACGTTTGCCTATCTCGACAGTATCCCGCAACGCACCTGGATCCGCCAACGTCTGACCGAGCTGTGGAATTACCCCCGCTATGGATTGCCGCGGAAAGAAGGGGGGCGATACTTCTTCTTCAAAAACGATGGTCTGCAGAACCAGTCGGTTCTTTATGTGCAGGACGGGCAAGAAGGCGCACCGCGCGTGCTGATTGATCCCAATACGTTCTCCGAAGACGGCACCGTTGCGCTTACCACGCTGGCCATCAGCCGGGACGGCCGCTACGTGGTCTATGGGCTTAGCGAGGCGGGCTCTGACTGGCGGATCTTTCGCATTCGGGACGTAGCAACCGGAGAAGATTTTCCCGAAACGCTGCGCTGGATCAAGTTCAGTGGCGCTGCCTGGTTACCGGACAACAGCGGCTTTTTCTACAGCCGCTATCCCGAGCCGACGGACGACACGCTGGCCGCGGCCAACCGGAACCAGAAGCTGTACTTCCATCGGCTGGGCACAGACCAGTCCCAGGATGTCCTGATCTACGAGCGTCCCGACGATCCAGAGCTGGGCTTTGGGGCCGAAGTGACGCATGACGGACGCTACCTGATCCTCAATGTCTGGAAAGGGACCGACACGCGCAATCGCGTCTACTACAAAGAGCTGACACAGCCCGAGGGGCCTGTGGTGCGATTGCTGGATGATTTTGATGCCCGCTATGAGTTTGTGGGCAATACGGGCACGACGTTCTACTTTCTGACCAACCTGGAGGCCCCGAATGGCCGTCTGATTGCTATCGACATTACCCGTCCGGCACGTGCCAACTGGCGCACGATTATTCCGGAAGGGGAAGCGGTCCTCCAGTCCGTGACGCTGGCAGGCGGGCGTTTTGTGGTGCGGGCGCTTGAGGACGTGAAGACCCGGCTGATCGTGCATGCACTGGATGGAACACCGCTGGATACCATTGCACTCCCTACGATCGGGAGCGTCTCAGGCGTGAGCGGTCGCCCGGACGATTCAGAGTTGTTTTTCAGTTTTACCAGCTTCGTTTACCCCACCACCATCTTCCGACACGACCTGGAGACCGGCATCACCGAAGTTTTTCATGCCCCGGAGATCGATTTTGAAGTAGCTCAGTACGAGGTGCGTCAGGTCTTCTACCGGAGCAAGGATGGGACGCAGGTCCCGATGTTTCTGGTGCATCGCAAAGGCCTGGTGCGTGATGGCACGCATCCCGTCTATCTGTATGGCTATGGAGGCTTTAATATCAGCCTGACCCCTTCGTTCAATCCGAGTAATCTGGTCTGGCTGGAAATGGGCGGCATCTATGCGGTGGCCAATCTACGGGGTGGAGGGGAGTATGGTGAAGCCTGGCATCGGGCTGGTATGCTTGAGAACAAGCAGAACGTATTTGATGATTTTATTGCAGCGGCGGAGTATCTGGTGCGCGAAGGATACACTTCGCCGAAACGGCTGGCCATTGGAGGGGCCAGTAATGGTGGCTTGTTGACCGGCGCAGTGCTTACGCAGCGGCCGGAGCTGTTCGGCGCGGTGATTGTGCAGGTAGGGGTACTGGATATGCTGCGTTATCCGCGATTCACGATCGGCTGGGCCTGGGTGCCGGAGTATGGATCGCCGGATAATCCCGAGCATTTTCGTTTTCTCTATGCCTATTCACCGTTGCATAACGTGCGGCTGCATCGCTGCTATCCGCCCACCCTGATCATGACGGCCGATCACGATGATCGCGTTGTACCGGCACATTCGTACAAATTTACTGCTACGTTGCAACGGGCTCAGGGATGTGCGCATCCCATTTTGCTACGTGTGGAGACGCGAGCCGGACATGGCGGTGGCATTCCTACGCAGAAGCGTATCGAGATGGAAGCGGACAAGTGGGCTTTTCTGGTGCGGGCGCTTGCGGTACCCCGGGAGGCGGGTGTGGAGGTAGGAAGTCGTTAG
- a CDS encoding T9SS C-terminal target domain-containing protein, with the protein MNRRIACLIVVWSLVHPSLWAQSFEVERSEPTSGSVSVPIDAQIRFVFNDAVSQQTDFNTAFLFEPRRAVRIRRVDLIPETPPRTDCPSVAAGQVCPNVVVYTVTHRPETDYTWLVFAVQHAKGQFMTTPYVLRYTTDDTIGTLRVAGTIAASPAKRASFIAAQARLLRMLLAQAQATGLGRPVFEVEAPVVQDERDFTVVFLLRGFTQTVAAWDVAAATVIAGASGTYQVEHVRPGTYWPIAVRYRSLAQLVIEALGYYDGNGDGEPDPVTLENADATDITLEMHAFTLATARERLDIARNAAQAQAADAYLIGLVAANSPRRSGKAYTWIYEFFSPDQRRRIQVRADPLGVTTSVLSGEGLDTILPIPEPFIDSDQALTILLDQGRQMLADSIQADPTFAQLFDPVTPVRNLIVQLMGGGYYTDQEPSPDSSYWYARLTVVTSTQTRTYEGMVNMVSGQPYVVTDTEPIPDLREATVRLLPPYPHPFRTSVSMPLLLARPAYVQVVVYDLLGREVARLMDGEFAVGHYEVHWAASPTLPSGMYVVRVVVSATDGRRQIAQRLVTLVR; encoded by the coding sequence ATGAACAGAAGGATCGCCTGTCTGATTGTCGTCTGGAGCCTCGTGCATCCATCGCTTTGGGCCCAGTCTTTTGAGGTGGAGCGTTCCGAACCGACGTCTGGCTCGGTCAGTGTGCCGATTGATGCGCAGATTCGGTTTGTTTTTAACGACGCGGTTTCGCAACAGACCGACTTTAATACGGCCTTTCTATTTGAGCCGCGGCGGGCTGTGCGTATCCGCCGGGTTGATTTGATCCCGGAAACGCCTCCGCGGACTGATTGCCCGTCGGTAGCAGCCGGACAGGTATGTCCAAACGTGGTCGTTTATACCGTTACACACAGACCGGAGACCGACTACACCTGGCTGGTCTTTGCTGTGCAGCATGCAAAAGGTCAGTTCATGACGACGCCCTACGTGTTGCGCTACACGACGGACGATACGATCGGGACGTTGCGGGTAGCAGGTACAATTGCGGCGTCACCGGCCAAGCGGGCATCGTTCATAGCTGCACAGGCACGCCTGCTCCGAATGCTACTGGCCCAGGCACAGGCTACCGGACTGGGACGTCCGGTGTTTGAAGTTGAAGCACCCGTCGTGCAGGATGAGCGTGATTTCACCGTGGTCTTTCTACTGCGCGGTTTTACGCAGACGGTTGCCGCCTGGGATGTGGCCGCAGCGACTGTCATTGCTGGCGCATCAGGTACTTATCAGGTCGAGCACGTCCGGCCCGGTACTTACTGGCCGATAGCGGTGCGCTATCGGAGTCTGGCCCAGCTTGTAATCGAGGCGCTGGGTTACTACGATGGCAACGGCGATGGAGAGCCTGATCCAGTGACCCTGGAGAATGCCGACGCTACCGACATCACGCTGGAAATGCATGCATTTACGCTGGCCACAGCGCGCGAGCGGCTGGACATTGCACGCAACGCAGCGCAGGCACAGGCCGCGGATGCCTATCTGATCGGGCTGGTGGCTGCCAACAGTCCCCGGCGCTCCGGTAAAGCATACACTTGGATTTATGAATTCTTTTCTCCAGATCAGCGACGTCGTATTCAGGTTCGGGCGGATCCACTGGGCGTCACAACGTCGGTATTGAGTGGGGAAGGATTGGATACTATTTTACCGATCCCGGAACCGTTCATTGATAGTGATCAGGCGCTGACCATTCTGCTGGATCAGGGGCGGCAGATGCTGGCCGATTCCATACAAGCGGATCCTACATTTGCGCAGCTTTTCGATCCAGTCACACCTGTGCGCAATCTGATCGTGCAGCTCATGGGCGGGGGCTATTACACCGATCAGGAGCCTTCACCGGATTCCAGCTACTGGTATGCCCGGCTGACGGTAGTTACCTCAACGCAGACCCGTACCTACGAAGGGATGGTCAATATGGTCAGTGGTCAACCCTATGTGGTGACCGATACCGAGCCCATACCCGATCTCCGGGAGGCCACCGTGCGGTTGCTGCCGCCCTATCCTCATCCGTTTCGTACGTCGGTCTCAATGCCGTTGCTGCTCGCCCGGCCTGCTTACGTGCAGGTGGTCGTGTACGATCTGCTGGGGCGAGAAGTGGCCCGTCTGATGGATGGAGAGTTTGCGGTGGGACATTATGAAGTGCACTGGGCGGCTTCTCCGACTCTGCCAAGTGGGATGTATGTGGTGCGGGTAGTAGTGAGCGCAACCGACGGAAGACGTCAGATAGCCCAGCGGCTGGTGACGTTGGTGCGCTGA
- the moaA gene encoding GTP 3',8-cyclase MoaA: MVYNLPILDNTPPDRPADPAQVPEDFGLTYDPARSAAEVLTDGFGRRHTYLRISLIEHCNLRCRYCMPEEGLDWTPPEHLLTDEEIIRLARLFVSQGVTKIRLTGGEPLLRKGVERIVAELSRLPGLKTLAMTTNGLLLPKKLERLQAAGLTQLNISLDTLRPERFEILTRRKGFEQVIHAIDLAIARGYRPLKVNCVVLRGFNDDELLDFAAWTKDRPVEVRFIEFMPFDGNGWNDSQLVPAAEMRARIEARYPLEPIAFDPHGTARLFRIPGHEGRLGFIASMTEPFCEGCNRLRITADGNLKVCLFGRAEVSLRDAMRQGATDEELLDLISAAVGRKYARHAGMYNLARMPNRPMITIGG; the protein is encoded by the coding sequence ATGGTCTATAACTTGCCTATCCTTGATAACACGCCCCCGGATCGTCCGGCAGACCCTGCCCAGGTTCCGGAAGACTTTGGATTGACTTATGATCCGGCGCGGTCGGCGGCTGAGGTGCTCACCGATGGCTTCGGTCGACGGCATACCTATCTGCGCATCTCACTGATTGAGCACTGCAATCTGCGTTGCCGCTACTGTATGCCCGAGGAAGGGCTGGACTGGACGCCGCCAGAACATTTGTTGACGGATGAAGAGATCATCCGCCTGGCCCGTCTTTTTGTGTCCCAGGGGGTCACGAAGATCCGACTGACCGGAGGAGAGCCATTGCTGCGCAAGGGCGTGGAGCGCATCGTAGCCGAACTGTCCCGGCTGCCCGGATTAAAGACGCTGGCCATGACTACCAACGGCCTGCTGTTGCCCAAGAAGTTGGAGCGCCTGCAGGCAGCCGGTCTGACGCAACTCAACATCAGCCTGGATACGCTGCGCCCCGAGCGGTTCGAGATACTGACGCGCCGCAAAGGCTTCGAGCAGGTGATCCACGCCATTGATCTGGCTATTGCCCGAGGGTATCGACCGCTCAAGGTGAACTGCGTTGTGCTGCGGGGATTCAACGACGACGAGCTGCTGGACTTTGCGGCCTGGACGAAAGACCGGCCTGTCGAGGTGCGCTTTATCGAATTTATGCCGTTTGACGGCAACGGCTGGAACGATAGCCAGCTGGTGCCGGCGGCCGAGATGCGTGCACGTATCGAAGCGCGCTATCCGCTGGAGCCTATCGCATTTGACCCGCATGGTACGGCACGTCTGTTCCGCATTCCCGGTCATGAAGGACGTCTGGGCTTTATCGCTTCGATGACAGAGCCCTTCTGCGAAGGTTGCAACCGCCTGCGTATTACTGCCGATGGCAACCTGAAGGTGTGTCTGTTCGGCCGGGCTGAGGTCAGCCTGCGGGACGCTATGCGGCAGGGAGCCACTGACGAGGAGTTGCTGGACCTGATCAGTGCCGCTGTCGGGCGCAAGTACGCCCGTCATGCCGGCATGTACAACCTGGCCCGTATGCCTAACCGTCCGATGATCACGATCGGCGGATGA
- a CDS encoding GntR family transcriptional regulator encodes MLRPGRPRHQQLSDWLREQIEQGVYKPQDRLPSEHELSRRFGVSRITVRRALQTLEHEGLIYRCQGVGSFVKQPHIRQGLVRLTDFAEDMARAGLEARSQVVHFAPEAASAEVATRLGISEGSTVVRLDRLRLGNDAPIAFDRTWLTPFYAQFLEGKNLERETIYSILETLHIPIVRGYYRIAAVNADAETARWLQVPEGTALLRIDRISCTSSEKVVYYQQRFYRSDRIVYELVLERDSRRRIPPKEGMPLREFEPVFLPPPKQ; translated from the coding sequence ATGTTGCGACCTGGACGACCCCGCCACCAGCAGCTCAGTGACTGGTTGCGTGAGCAGATTGAGCAGGGCGTTTACAAGCCCCAGGATCGGCTGCCTTCCGAGCATGAGCTGAGCCGTCGTTTCGGCGTGAGCCGGATTACTGTGCGACGAGCTTTACAGACCCTGGAGCATGAAGGGCTGATTTATCGCTGCCAGGGAGTGGGCTCGTTTGTGAAGCAGCCGCATATTCGGCAGGGACTGGTGCGGCTGACCGACTTTGCTGAAGACATGGCCCGGGCCGGGCTTGAAGCGCGCTCGCAGGTTGTGCATTTCGCGCCGGAAGCTGCTTCGGCCGAGGTAGCTACCCGTCTGGGTATCTCGGAAGGGAGTACGGTGGTCCGGCTGGATCGGCTGCGTCTGGGGAACGATGCGCCGATCGCATTCGATCGCACGTGGCTGACGCCGTTTTATGCCCAGTTTCTGGAAGGAAAGAATCTGGAGCGGGAGACCATCTACAGCATCCTGGAAACACTGCATATTCCCATTGTGCGGGGGTATTACCGAATCGCTGCGGTCAACGCCGACGCCGAAACAGCTCGGTGGTTACAGGTGCCTGAAGGCACGGCGCTACTTCGCATCGATCGCATCTCGTGTACCAGTAGCGAGAAAGTGGTCTATTATCAGCAGCGTTTTTACCGAAGCGATCGCATCGTCTACGAGCTGGTGCTGGAACGCGATAGCCGACGGCGCATTCCCCCCAAAGAAGGCATGCCGCTGCGTGAATTTGAGCCTGTCTTTCTACCGCCGCCCAAACAATAA